One window of Hymenobacter sp. BRD128 genomic DNA carries:
- a CDS encoding family 43 glycosylhydrolase, whose product MLVSLLLRARRLALLTSVLVAWLATPACALQGALGIHDPSTIVKSGATYWVFSTGDGIACKYSTDLINWTDAKSVYTKTAYPGWINGKVPGFAGTFWAPECRFMNGKYYLYYSCSTFGSQVSTIGLATNPTLDPTDPAFKWTDQGEVISSTALGNSAPNAIDPALFTDASNNLWLSYGSYFGGIRITQLDPATGKPLSVNTQYAVANGGVEASYVAYSSGYYYLFVNRGTCCNGVSSTYYIQVGRSASPTGPYLDQAGQDLNASGGTTLLSGQGRFIGPGHAGLLTENGVTYFSHHYYDGYDSGAPKLGLARLTWGTTGWPSVTRDWLAAGRYTIKNQNSGLVWDAWGCTGVSGQMVAQGTPSGLTCQQWDMTPLGAGAYKITNALGGLAVDVINCLPDAGTKLQLFASNGLVCQQYVIERASNGDYIFTSATGNNVVEVPNCSTTPGQQLGLWYYNGFGCQRWVPALVNAPLATAAARSLAGVTIYPVPALAGNFTVELSSATASGTTTVEVLTLLGQTVYRQEFGPQQTRLAVAAGLSAGSYLVQVRREGGIFTQKVSVF is encoded by the coding sequence ATGTTAGTATCTCTACTGTTGCGCGCGCGGCGGCTAGCCCTGCTCACGTCTGTTTTGGTGGCCTGGCTGGCCACGCCGGCCTGCGCGCTGCAAGGCGCGCTCGGCATTCACGACCCTTCCACGATTGTCAAGAGCGGGGCTACCTATTGGGTATTCAGCACCGGCGACGGCATTGCCTGCAAGTACTCGACCGACCTTATCAACTGGACCGACGCCAAGTCGGTGTACACCAAAACGGCTTATCCGGGCTGGATAAACGGCAAGGTGCCGGGCTTCGCGGGCACGTTCTGGGCGCCCGAGTGCCGGTTTATGAACGGCAAGTACTACCTGTACTACTCGTGCTCCACGTTTGGCTCGCAGGTGTCGACCATTGGGCTAGCCACCAACCCCACGCTCGACCCCACCGACCCCGCCTTTAAGTGGACCGACCAGGGCGAGGTGATTTCGAGCACGGCCCTCGGCAATAGTGCCCCTAATGCCATTGACCCGGCGTTGTTTACCGATGCCAGCAATAATCTGTGGCTCAGCTACGGCTCGTACTTCGGCGGCATCCGCATCACGCAGCTCGACCCTGCTACCGGCAAGCCCCTGAGCGTCAATACCCAATACGCGGTGGCCAATGGGGGAGTGGAGGCTTCCTACGTGGCGTATAGCAGCGGCTACTATTACCTGTTTGTGAACCGCGGCACCTGCTGCAACGGCGTGAGCAGCACCTACTACATTCAGGTGGGGCGCTCGGCTAGCCCTACCGGCCCCTACCTCGACCAGGCGGGCCAGGACCTGAATGCCAGCGGCGGCACTACGCTGCTCAGTGGCCAGGGTCGCTTTATCGGTCCGGGCCACGCGGGGCTGCTTACCGAAAACGGCGTGACGTATTTCAGCCACCACTACTACGATGGCTACGACAGCGGCGCGCCCAAGCTGGGGCTAGCCCGCCTAACCTGGGGCACCACTGGCTGGCCCAGCGTGACGCGCGACTGGCTGGCCGCCGGCCGCTACACCATTAAAAACCAAAACAGCGGCCTGGTGTGGGATGCCTGGGGCTGCACTGGGGTATCGGGCCAGATGGTGGCCCAGGGCACGCCCAGCGGCCTCACCTGCCAGCAGTGGGATATGACGCCGCTCGGGGCGGGCGCCTACAAAATTACCAACGCCCTCGGCGGCCTGGCCGTGGATGTTATCAACTGCCTGCCCGATGCGGGCACCAAGCTCCAGCTTTTTGCTTCCAATGGCCTCGTGTGCCAGCAGTACGTTATCGAGCGGGCCAGCAATGGGGACTATATCTTCACCTCGGCCACCGGCAACAACGTGGTGGAAGTACCCAACTGCTCGACCACGCCCGGCCAGCAGCTGGGGTTGTGGTACTACAACGGCTTTGGCTGCCAGCGCTGGGTGCCCGCGCTGGTGAATGCGCCCCTAGCCACGGCGGCGGCCCGCAGCCTGGCGGGCGTGACTATCTACCCGGTGCCGGCCCTGGCGGGCAATTTTACGGTGGAGCTGAGCAGCGCAACGGCCAGCGGCACCACCACGGTAGAAGTGTTGACGCTGCTGGGCCAGACGGTTTATCGACAGGAATTTGGCCCGCAGCAAACCCGGCTGGCCGTGGCGGCGGGGCTAAGCGCGGGCAGCTACTTGGTGCAAGTGCGCCGCGAAGGGGGCATATTTACGCAAAAAGTGAGCGTATTTTAA
- a CDS encoding RagB/SusD family nutrient uptake outer membrane protein: MKSHKLFTLALAGTLAVATSCKKDLLNQANPNTLSVAQFWLTASDANKGVIASYSGIQQYGVYDHCWQFMAARSDESYSQSPFVELAVFTRFIQANNLFFISAFAWNDYYRTIYRTNQALHHIPDITMDATLKAQYIAEARFIRALMYYDLDSFFGNVPLITEDPTVTTRVKQVTPAEVEAQVIADLQAAIPDLPTAYPAADLGRATKYAAQALLAKMYMQQHKYTEASTLMAGIISSGKFSLVPSYLDNFTESNENNSESIFEVQYTGSVLDVGQGQDNASSSEGYDRPNFFGPPIYSFADVQPRQSLTASFTDSTVALVPGTKKHAIDPRRDISIISVLNPDKFYGKTFTQLGYNPSQQYWRKYLNDRTRTTPENFTSGINYRLIRYADILLLQAEALNELGQTAAAVPLVNQVRARVGLGPVPAANTASQTALRLYMRDERGRELAGENVRWYDIVRWGLLDNQDGLNYLIARDPDFTNFVLGKSKLLPIPQTDIDLDPNIKQNPGY; encoded by the coding sequence ATGAAATCCCACAAACTCTTTACCCTGGCGCTGGCGGGCACCCTAGCGGTAGCCACGAGCTGTAAAAAAGATTTGCTCAACCAGGCCAATCCCAACACGCTGTCGGTGGCGCAGTTCTGGCTGACGGCAAGCGACGCTAACAAAGGCGTAATTGCCTCTTATTCCGGCATTCAGCAATACGGCGTGTACGACCATTGCTGGCAGTTTATGGCGGCCCGCTCCGACGAGTCGTACAGCCAGAGCCCCTTCGTGGAGCTAGCCGTGTTCACGCGTTTCATTCAGGCCAACAACCTGTTTTTCATCTCGGCCTTTGCTTGGAATGATTACTACCGTACTATTTACCGCACCAACCAGGCACTGCACCACATCCCCGACATCACGATGGATGCAACCCTGAAAGCGCAGTACATCGCTGAGGCGCGCTTCATACGGGCGCTGATGTACTATGACCTGGACTCGTTTTTCGGTAACGTGCCGCTGATTACGGAAGACCCCACCGTGACCACCCGCGTGAAGCAGGTGACCCCGGCCGAGGTAGAAGCCCAGGTGATTGCTGACCTGCAGGCGGCCATTCCGGACCTGCCCACCGCGTACCCGGCCGCCGATTTGGGCCGCGCCACCAAGTATGCTGCCCAGGCGCTGCTAGCCAAGATGTACATGCAGCAGCATAAATACACCGAGGCTTCGACGCTGATGGCAGGTATTATCAGCTCGGGTAAGTTCTCGCTGGTGCCCAGCTACCTCGACAACTTTACGGAAAGCAACGAGAACAATAGCGAGTCGATTTTTGAGGTGCAGTACACCGGCTCGGTGCTCGACGTGGGCCAGGGCCAGGACAATGCCTCGTCGTCGGAGGGCTACGACCGCCCCAACTTCTTCGGGCCGCCCATCTACTCGTTTGCCGACGTGCAGCCCCGCCAGTCGCTCACAGCCTCATTTACCGACTCGACGGTGGCGCTGGTGCCCGGCACCAAGAAGCACGCCATTGACCCGCGCCGCGACATCTCGATTATCAGCGTGCTGAATCCGGATAAGTTTTACGGCAAAACCTTTACCCAACTGGGCTACAACCCTAGCCAGCAGTACTGGCGCAAGTACCTGAACGACCGCACTCGCACCACGCCCGAAAACTTTACCTCGGGTATCAATTACCGTCTGATTCGCTACGCCGACATCCTGCTGTTGCAGGCTGAGGCGCTGAACGAGCTGGGCCAGACGGCTGCGGCCGTGCCCCTGGTAAACCAGGTGCGGGCGCGCGTGGGCCTGGGGCCGGTGCCGGCCGCCAACACGGCCAGCCAAACCGCACTGCGCCTCTACATGCGCGACGAGCGCGGCCGGGAGCTAGCTGGCGAAAACGTGCGCTGGTACGATATCGTGCGCTGGGGCCTGCTCGACAACCAGGACGGCCTGAACTACCTGATTGCCCGCGACCCCGACTTTACCAACTTCGTGCTGGGTAAGTCGAAGCTGCTGCCCATTCCGCAGACCGATATCGACCTCGACCCTAATATCAAGCAAAACCCTGGCTACTAG
- a CDS encoding TonB-dependent receptor: MRKSVPKMRRLVLPAALSCLPLQPLLAHALAAIELRENIPAAGPITGLIVDEKGAGLPGVNVLVKGTNVGTATNADGRYTIEAPAGATLVFSYIGYASQEVAVGDRSTVDVALTPDSRALNDVVVVGYLAQDRQNLSSAVGTPNLKEATKQPVPTITQALQGQVAGLQITGSGGPGDAPVVIIRGAGSAGNSNSAPLYVIDGLWTDNIRDLNPNDIATLTVLKDASSTAIYGARGANGVIQITTKKGKAGVPTIGVNAYIGVDNVYKRYQLTNASQWADRAVQAYANAGIDPLNAGQNSLAGAVKGPGGAFNPNVDTNWQDAFFRTGKVENYNVSFSGGTTGENIGSNYLISGEYFHQEGVVKGPDFKRYSLRLNSGMTKGRFRFQENAQLTHLNTTLLNGAPFIDVLTILPSVPVYDPNNQGGFGVGSTTQNTFATNPVGAQQLLRRTQSDNRLAGNMTMDYSIFDFLTYRLNLAMDGHTYSNADAQQLGILRQNTQINTSSLSEYQGYDVFLMAENTLNFNKTFGDHHVNVLGGYSERYMDFHNTTAQTQGFTASPQYYFQLSAGQTVGVVQGTEGVITNRSYFSQATYDYKNRYLVSGSFRRDGSSRFIEQNRFGNFGAASLGYRISEEDFFKNALPAVSNLKLRASYGIIGNDQLTGDYYGAYLPTPNINQNTNYVLGSGQVITNGRTQTVLSSNNLQWEERRTKDVGLDLAVLSNHLTFTADYYISETRKALAPVVVPIYTGNFGAVFQNAGNIENRGLELALGYQNATASGFTYSLNANLTTLRNQVLALPNPGQTLVDGQGLTSTSVGTSLGQFFLIPMAGIFQTQDEINNYKSADGRLIEPYAKPGDVKYTDTNGDGKIDLNDRVHVGSAFPTLQYGFNLSFGYKGFDLSVLAQGVSGNRIFNNAKVALESYNGPTNYELNVLPWTAANPSNSVPRALQGGSADPNLALAASQNALYQTTRWLEDGSYLRLKNVQLGYTFGKSALGWAPAIGSLRVYVTGRNLVTFTKYTGFDPEITGTGYFGRGIDNSAYPNVRTFTGGVQATF, from the coding sequence ATGAGAAAGTCAGTACCCAAGATGCGGCGGCTCGTGCTGCCCGCCGCGCTTAGCTGCCTGCCCCTGCAACCCCTGCTGGCTCACGCCCTGGCGGCAATCGAATTACGAGAGAATATCCCGGCCGCCGGCCCCATTACGGGCCTCATCGTAGACGAAAAGGGCGCGGGTCTGCCCGGCGTCAACGTGCTGGTGAAAGGCACTAACGTGGGCACCGCCACCAACGCCGACGGCCGCTATACCATCGAGGCCCCGGCCGGCGCCACGCTGGTATTCTCCTACATTGGCTACGCTAGCCAGGAAGTGGCGGTAGGCGACCGCTCGACGGTAGACGTGGCCCTGACCCCCGACAGCCGCGCCCTCAATGACGTGGTGGTGGTGGGCTACCTGGCCCAGGACCGCCAGAACCTGAGTAGCGCCGTAGGTACGCCTAACCTGAAGGAGGCTACCAAACAGCCGGTGCCTACCATTACGCAGGCCTTGCAGGGCCAGGTGGCGGGCTTGCAAATAACCGGCTCGGGCGGGCCGGGCGATGCCCCGGTCGTGATTATTCGCGGCGCGGGCAGCGCCGGCAACAGCAACAGCGCCCCGCTGTACGTGATTGACGGCCTCTGGACGGACAATATCCGCGACCTGAACCCCAATGATATCGCGACGCTCACGGTGCTGAAAGATGCCTCTTCCACGGCCATCTACGGCGCGCGGGGCGCCAACGGAGTTATTCAGATTACGACTAAGAAGGGCAAGGCCGGCGTGCCAACCATCGGGGTCAATGCTTACATCGGCGTTGATAACGTGTATAAGCGCTACCAACTGACCAATGCCAGCCAGTGGGCCGACCGCGCCGTGCAGGCGTATGCCAATGCCGGTATCGACCCACTCAATGCGGGCCAGAACAGCCTAGCGGGCGCGGTGAAGGGGCCGGGCGGCGCCTTCAACCCCAACGTCGACACCAACTGGCAGGATGCGTTTTTCCGGACCGGGAAGGTTGAAAACTACAATGTGAGCTTTTCGGGAGGTACCACGGGCGAGAATATAGGTAGCAACTACCTGATTTCGGGCGAGTACTTTCACCAAGAAGGCGTTGTAAAAGGACCTGATTTTAAGCGTTATAGCCTGCGATTGAATTCGGGTATGACTAAAGGTCGCTTCCGCTTTCAGGAAAACGCCCAACTCACGCACCTCAACACGACGCTGCTCAACGGGGCGCCGTTTATCGACGTGCTGACGATACTGCCCAGCGTACCGGTGTACGACCCCAACAATCAGGGCGGCTTCGGGGTGGGCTCAACCACCCAGAATACCTTCGCCACCAACCCGGTGGGCGCGCAGCAGCTACTGCGCCGCACGCAGTCGGACAACCGGCTGGCGGGCAACATGACGATGGACTATTCCATCTTCGATTTCCTGACCTACCGGCTGAACTTGGCTATGGACGGCCACACGTATAGCAACGCCGATGCCCAGCAACTAGGTATTCTGCGCCAAAACACTCAGATTAACACGTCATCGCTGAGCGAATACCAAGGCTACGACGTGTTTTTGATGGCCGAAAACACACTGAATTTCAATAAGACCTTCGGCGACCACCACGTGAACGTGCTGGGCGGCTACTCGGAGCGCTACATGGACTTCCATAATACGACGGCCCAAACCCAGGGCTTTACGGCCTCGCCGCAGTATTACTTCCAGCTGAGCGCGGGCCAGACGGTGGGCGTGGTGCAGGGCACCGAAGGCGTGATTACCAACCGCTCGTACTTCTCGCAGGCTACCTACGACTACAAAAACCGCTACTTGGTAAGCGGCAGCTTCCGCCGCGACGGCTCGTCGCGCTTCATCGAGCAAAACCGTTTCGGCAACTTCGGGGCAGCCTCGCTAGGCTACCGCATCAGCGAAGAAGACTTCTTCAAAAATGCCCTGCCCGCCGTGAGTAACCTGAAGCTGCGCGCCAGCTACGGTATTATTGGCAACGACCAGCTAACGGGGGACTACTACGGCGCCTACCTGCCCACGCCCAACATCAACCAGAACACCAACTACGTACTGGGCAGCGGCCAGGTCATCACCAATGGCCGCACCCAGACGGTACTGTCCAGCAACAACCTGCAGTGGGAAGAGCGCCGCACCAAAGATGTGGGCCTCGACCTGGCCGTGCTCAGTAACCACCTCACCTTCACAGCCGACTACTACATTTCGGAAACGCGCAAGGCGCTGGCGCCGGTAGTAGTACCTATCTACACGGGCAACTTCGGCGCGGTATTTCAAAACGCGGGCAATATCGAGAACCGGGGCTTGGAACTGGCGCTGGGCTACCAGAATGCCACGGCCAGCGGCTTTACCTACAGCCTCAATGCCAACCTGACGACGCTGCGCAATCAGGTGCTGGCGCTGCCCAACCCGGGCCAGACGCTGGTAGATGGCCAGGGCCTCACCAGCACCAGCGTGGGCACCAGCCTGGGACAGTTTTTCCTGATTCCGATGGCGGGCATCTTCCAGACGCAGGATGAGATAAATAACTATAAGTCGGCCGACGGTCGCCTGATTGAGCCCTATGCCAAGCCGGGCGACGTGAAGTATACCGACACCAACGGCGATGGCAAGATTGACCTCAACGACCGCGTGCACGTGGGCTCGGCCTTTCCGACCCTGCAATACGGCTTCAACCTCAGCTTCGGCTACAAGGGCTTCGACCTGTCGGTTTTGGCGCAGGGGGTGAGCGGTAACCGCATTTTCAACAACGCCAAAGTGGCGCTGGAAAGCTACAATGGCCCCACCAACTACGAGCTGAACGTGCTACCCTGGACGGCCGCCAACCCGTCGAACTCGGTGCCGCGCGCCCTGCAAGGCGGCAGTGCCGACCCCAACCTGGCCCTGGCGGCTTCGCAAAATGCCCTCTACCAGACCACGCGCTGGCTGGAAGACGGCTCCTACCTGCGCCTCAAGAACGTGCAGCTGGGCTACACCTTTGGCAAGAGCGCGCTGGGCTGGGCACCGGCCATTGGCTCGCTGCGCGTGTACGTGACGGGCCGTAACCTCGTGACCTTCACCAAGTACACCGGCTTCGACCCCGAAATCACGGGCACCGGCTACTTCGGCCGTGGCATCGACAACAGCGCTTACCCCAACGTGCGCACTTTCACGGGCGGCGTGCAGGCCACTTTTTAA
- a CDS encoding fatty acid desaturase, protein MPTAPTAYTPTAEPVSHHVRARQLLRAHPEVKRLMTRNANTALITAGCVAGQVLATYLLHGHAWYWSLLAAYVLGAFVCHTLFVIVHEATHNLIFKGQWANAAVGIAANLPMVIPTAMSFRKYHLKHHSALGDFDHDADLPDHYEARLIRHYAVGKAIWLFFFPIFQVVRTFRCRSVVPFDKYIAANWVAQILFNVGMYLWLGPSAFVYLFFSFWFSVSLHPVGARWIQEHYLVLSPEQETTSYYGRLNGVHLNIGYHNEHHDLPGVPWNKLPELRKLAPEFYEPLQHHTSYTKVLLRFLFDQELSLYSRLVRGLPTASAVPIAK, encoded by the coding sequence ATGCCCACCGCCCCCACCGCTTATACTCCCACGGCCGAGCCGGTGTCGCACCACGTGCGGGCCCGCCAGCTGCTCCGGGCGCACCCCGAGGTAAAGCGCCTCATGACCCGCAATGCCAACACGGCCCTCATCACGGCGGGTTGCGTGGCGGGACAGGTGCTGGCTACCTACCTGCTGCACGGCCACGCCTGGTACTGGTCGCTGCTGGCCGCCTACGTGCTCGGGGCGTTCGTGTGCCACACCCTGTTCGTGATTGTGCACGAGGCTACCCACAATCTGATTTTCAAAGGTCAGTGGGCCAATGCCGCCGTGGGCATCGCGGCCAACCTGCCAATGGTAATTCCGACGGCCATGAGCTTTCGCAAGTACCACCTCAAGCACCACTCGGCGCTCGGCGACTTCGACCACGACGCCGACCTGCCCGACCACTACGAGGCCCGGCTCATCCGGCACTATGCCGTGGGCAAGGCCATCTGGCTGTTTTTCTTCCCGATTTTTCAGGTGGTGCGCACCTTCCGCTGCCGCAGCGTGGTGCCGTTCGATAAGTACATCGCCGCCAATTGGGTGGCCCAGATTCTGTTCAACGTGGGCATGTACCTCTGGCTAGGCCCGTCGGCATTCGTGTACCTGTTTTTCAGCTTCTGGTTTTCGGTGAGTTTGCACCCGGTGGGCGCCCGCTGGATTCAGGAACACTACCTCGTGCTGAGCCCCGAGCAGGAAACCACGTCCTACTACGGCCGCCTCAACGGCGTGCACCTCAATATCGGCTACCACAACGAGCACCACGACCTGCCCGGCGTGCCCTGGAACAAGCTGCCCGAGCTGCGCAAGCTGGCGCCCGAGTTTTACGAGCCGTTGCAGCACCACACCAGCTACACCAAAGTGCTGCTGCGCTTTCTCTTCGACCAGGAGCTGTCGCTGTACTCGCGCCTCGTGCGGGGCCTGCCCACCGCGAGTGCCGTGCCGATAGCCAAATAA
- a CDS encoding RES family NAD+ phosphorylase, whose product MEIYCICLARYAGELVASGNPGRWNLRGQFVIYTAGSRALACLENVVHRSGEGLNNLFKVIRIVVPDSLAVEELTLAQLPPGWQPTSAYARCQPLGADWYRRQAAAVLRVPSSIIAHEHNYVLNTRHPDFAQIRLVGWEDFAFDPRIKAPEPD is encoded by the coding sequence GTGGAAATCTACTGCATCTGCCTGGCCAGGTACGCCGGCGAGCTGGTGGCCTCCGGCAACCCCGGCCGCTGGAATCTGCGCGGGCAGTTCGTCATTTACACCGCCGGCAGCCGGGCGCTGGCCTGCCTCGAAAACGTGGTGCACCGCAGCGGCGAAGGCCTGAATAACCTGTTCAAAGTCATTCGAATAGTCGTGCCCGACAGCCTGGCCGTGGAGGAGCTAACCCTGGCCCAGCTACCGCCCGGCTGGCAGCCCACCAGCGCCTATGCCCGCTGCCAGCCGCTGGGGGCCGACTGGTACCGCCGCCAGGCGGCGGCCGTGCTCCGGGTGCCGTCGTCCATCATCGCCCACGAGCATAATTACGTGCTCAATACCCGCCACCCCGATTTCGCCCAGATTCGCCTGGTAGGTTGGGAAGATTTTGCCTTCGACCCCCGCATTAAGGCCCCGGAGCCGGACTGA
- a CDS encoding antitoxin Xre/MbcA/ParS toxin-binding domain-containing protein, with protein sequence MLATPAYLPGAMPAVLASLATVVTDSFALVMEARTGVPAKAAFAVASLLQLSTDELADLLHTTTKTLRTYRDANKRLAPAASEQVLKLLALARQGGEVFGEAAAFRRWLGKPAFGLDNQAPLALLQTSGGIDLVAEEVSRIAHGDFA encoded by the coding sequence ATGCTTGCCACGCCTGCTTATTTGCCCGGCGCTATGCCGGCCGTCCTGGCTAGCCTGGCCACGGTGGTTACCGATTCTTTCGCCTTGGTAATGGAGGCCCGCACCGGCGTGCCCGCTAAAGCTGCCTTTGCCGTGGCTAGCCTGCTGCAACTGAGTACCGACGAGCTGGCCGACCTGCTGCACACCACCACCAAAACCCTGCGCACCTACCGCGATGCCAACAAGCGCCTGGCCCCGGCCGCCAGCGAGCAGGTGCTCAAGCTGCTGGCCCTGGCCCGCCAGGGGGGCGAGGTATTTGGCGAGGCGGCCGCCTTTCGGCGCTGGCTGGGCAAGCCGGCGTTTGGGCTTGATAATCAGGCGCCGCTAGCCCTGCTCCAGACGAGCGGCGGCATCGACCTGGTAGCTGAGGAAGTGAGCCGCATCGCTCACGGCGACTTTGCCTAG
- a CDS encoding sigma-54 dependent transcriptional regulator, with protein sequence MPQPTLLLIDDENRLRQVLARVLELEGYLVLQAPDARRGLQTLAEHAAEILVILSDVKLPDGHGVALLPRYQAAAPLAEIILLTAYGTVPDGVQAMKQGAFDYLTKGDSDDQLLVVVARAVEKAQLRRRVAELEKQVGQQYTFDAMIGQSAALTKAKALAERVAPTDSTVLLEGPTGAGKELFAQAIHQASPRRGKPFVAVNCSAFPKDLLESELFGYRKGAFTGALADKKGLLEEANGGTLFLDEIGELDLAVQAKFLRVLETQEFTKLGDTKPTKVNVRLIAATNRNLRQEAAEGHFRPDLYYRLSVFELAVPPLSARPADVAPLAEHFLRIFAAKLRKRLPGFEPEALAHLARYPWPGNVRELKNVLERAAILALDNQPLTVDDLPPEFQYLPAAPADPADRSLRAVEGRHIGQVLREAGGNKMEAARQLGIGVKTLYRKIEEFGLGRE encoded by the coding sequence ATGCCTCAGCCGACCCTGCTCCTTATTGACGACGAAAACCGCCTGCGCCAGGTGCTGGCCAGGGTGCTGGAGCTGGAAGGCTACCTCGTGCTGCAGGCCCCCGACGCCCGGCGCGGCCTCCAAACCCTAGCCGAGCACGCCGCCGAAATCCTGGTTATTCTCTCCGACGTGAAGCTGCCCGACGGCCACGGCGTGGCCCTGCTGCCGCGCTACCAGGCCGCGGCCCCGCTGGCCGAAATCATTTTGCTCACCGCCTACGGCACCGTGCCCGACGGGGTGCAGGCCATGAAGCAGGGCGCCTTCGACTACCTCACCAAGGGCGACTCGGACGACCAGCTGCTCGTGGTAGTGGCCCGGGCCGTGGAAAAGGCCCAGCTGCGCCGCCGCGTGGCCGAGCTCGAAAAGCAGGTGGGTCAGCAGTACACGTTCGACGCCATGATTGGGCAGTCGGCGGCCCTCACCAAGGCCAAGGCCCTGGCCGAGCGCGTGGCCCCTACCGACTCCACGGTGCTGCTCGAAGGCCCCACCGGCGCGGGCAAGGAGCTGTTTGCGCAGGCCATTCACCAGGCTAGCCCGCGCCGGGGCAAGCCCTTCGTGGCCGTCAATTGCAGCGCGTTTCCGAAGGATTTATTGGAGTCGGAATTATTTGGCTACCGCAAAGGCGCCTTCACCGGGGCGCTGGCCGATAAGAAAGGCCTACTGGAAGAAGCTAACGGTGGCACCCTGTTTCTGGATGAAATCGGCGAGCTCGACCTGGCCGTGCAGGCCAAGTTCCTGCGGGTGCTCGAAACCCAGGAATTTACCAAGCTCGGCGACACCAAGCCCACCAAGGTGAACGTGCGCCTCATCGCGGCCACCAACCGCAACCTGCGTCAGGAAGCTGCCGAGGGGCATTTTCGGCCCGACTTGTACTATCGGCTCTCCGTGTTTGAGCTGGCCGTGCCGCCGCTCAGCGCCCGGCCCGCCGACGTGGCCCCGCTGGCCGAGCATTTTTTACGCATTTTCGCCGCCAAGCTGCGCAAGCGTCTGCCCGGCTTCGAGCCCGAGGCGCTGGCCCACCTGGCGCGTTACCCCTGGCCGGGCAATGTGCGCGAACTCAAAAACGTGCTGGAGCGCGCCGCTATCCTGGCGCTCGATAACCAGCCGCTGACTGTGGACGACCTGCCGCCCGAGTTTCAGTACCTGCCCGCCGCCCCGGCCGACCCCGCCGACCGCAGCCTGCGCGCCGTGGAGGGCCGCCACATTGGCCAGGTGCTGCGCGAGGCGGGCGGCAACAAGATGGAGGCCGCCCGCCAGCTCGGCATCGGCGTAAAGACGCTCTACCGCAAGATTGAGGAGTTTGGACTGGGCCGCGAATAA
- a CDS encoding PAS domain-containing protein, translating to MHTKITLGFLAMLGLLLGIGFYAFATLGRLDRANRAVLQDNFYSVQLGQGMLQALDGLAASPADAPALARLRTLLDREADNVTEPGERRLVDSLTQALATYPGAAPAASQARLRQLTHRMVGLNMAALTRKNGQAMHTAAQAKNYLLLFSVLSTLVGLMLVGSVPQAAIGGLRKLAASLDYATRTNFAATVPIESTDEVGQVTAAFNRLLVHVQDIRSHSLAEVVTERNRTSGLVQTLDEPVFLLDPGRRLIVANPAACTLLGLAESQVLGRPATELAQDNAVFAQVLAPALLPVAQRPPRRSRWCWLAWLAPMKPPPTTSFRCTRQWPSTKRATRWRPWAPCWRCATCRPSASSTRPSRISWPRPRTS from the coding sequence TTGCACACTAAAATTACGCTGGGTTTCCTGGCCATGCTGGGGCTGCTGCTGGGCATTGGGTTCTACGCCTTTGCTACCCTGGGCCGCCTCGACCGGGCCAACCGGGCCGTGCTGCAGGATAACTTTTACTCGGTACAGCTCGGCCAGGGCATGTTGCAGGCACTAGATGGGCTGGCCGCCAGCCCCGCCGATGCGCCCGCGCTAGCCCGCCTGCGCACCCTGCTCGACCGTGAGGCCGACAACGTGACTGAGCCCGGCGAGCGCCGGCTGGTCGATAGCCTGACCCAGGCGCTGGCCACCTACCCCGGCGCGGCCCCGGCCGCCAGTCAGGCGCGGCTGCGCCAGCTCACCCACCGCATGGTGGGGCTGAACATGGCCGCCCTCACCCGCAAAAACGGCCAGGCGATGCACACCGCCGCCCAGGCCAAGAACTACCTGCTGCTATTCAGCGTGCTGAGTACGCTGGTGGGGCTGATGCTGGTGGGCAGCGTACCGCAGGCCGCTATCGGGGGGCTGCGCAAGCTAGCCGCTAGCCTCGACTACGCCACGCGTACCAACTTCGCGGCCACCGTGCCTATTGAAAGCACCGACGAGGTGGGCCAGGTCACGGCGGCCTTTAACCGCCTGCTGGTGCACGTGCAGGACATTCGCAGCCACAGCCTGGCCGAGGTCGTGACCGAGCGCAACCGCACCAGCGGCCTCGTGCAAACGCTCGACGAGCCCGTATTTCTGCTCGACCCCGGCCGCCGCCTCATCGTGGCCAACCCGGCCGCCTGCACCCTGCTGGGCCTGGCCGAAAGCCAGGTGCTGGGCCGCCCGGCCACCGAGCTCGCCCAGGACAACGCAGTTTTTGCCCAGGTGCTGGCCCCGGCCCTGCTGCCGGTGGCCCAGCGCCCCCCCAGGCGCAGCCGCTGGTGCTGGCTAGCCTGGCTGGCCCCGATGAAGCCCCCGCCCACTACCAGCTTTCGGTGCACGAGGCAGTGGCCTTCAACGAAGCGCGCGACCAGATGGAGGCCGTGGGCACCGTGCTGGCGCTGCGCAACGTGTCGGCCTTCCGCCAGCTCGACCAGACCAAGTCGGATTTCCTGGCCACGGCCGCGCACGAGCTGA